Genomic DNA from Terriglobia bacterium:
CCTACACGCCCTGGGAGCTGGTTATCAATAATCTGCCGGAGGGCGCGCTGAATATTGCGACGGGCAGGCTGAAGTGGAATGCGGATTACCAGAAAAAAGTCGGACTGGTTACTAAACCTGCGGAGCTTACACCGGACTTGCAGCAGAAACTGGAGCTGCTGTCGAAACGAATCTACCGGCATCTCTGCCTGAGCGGCTATGCGCGACTGGACTATCGGATGACGAACGACGGCGAGTTCTACCTGCTCGAGGCGAATCCAAACCCGCAGATTGCCTTGAATGAAGACTTCGCCGATTCCGCCGCCCACTCCGGGCTGAAATATCCGCACCTGCTTCAGAAGATCATCACGCTGGGCCTGAGCTATAACACCGCGTCGTACATGATGATTTGACAGGGCAGCAGGCTACTCCAGCCAGTTCTTCGGTTCGACTTTGATCGATTTGAATTCCAGCAGCCGGACAAGGCCTGGTTTGGCGCGGCGGACCTTTGTGACATGCTTACGCTTCGTGTAATGCACTTCGACTTTGGACGAATTTCTTGCCTGCGAGAAATAGGCTGCGAGTTGTGCGGCCTTGACCAGGACGGTTTCATCCAGATTTTTATCTTTGACGGGATTTCTTACCACGACATGCGAGCCGCTGTAATCCGCAACGTGGAACCAGAAGTCTTCCGGAGCAGCTATATCAAAGGTCAACTCGTCGTTCTCTCTCGCGCCTTTGCCGATGAGGACTTCCCGTCCATCGATCTCAATGCTCCGGAAGCGCCTGCCAGACGCCGTACCGGCTTCTTTTTGAGGGGCCGGAGGCGCGCCCCTGACGGGAATCTTGCTTGAAATCGCCATCCACGTGTCCCAGTCCTTGATCGCTTCGAGTCTCTTCGTCTGTTCCTCGATCGTGGCTCTCTTATTTCGGAGTTCTCCGAGTTGCCTCGCGACAATCGACTTGCCACGGCCTGCTTTCTGATATTGCTTGAAAAGCTTCTCGATGTTCTCGCGCAAGCTGATCGCGGAGTCCAAATCAACTTCAACGGTGGCGGGCTGTTCTCCGAAATAGTCGGTGACCTTCACGGATGGATAATGCTGCTCCATATCCTTTCCGCTGGATGTCAGCATCTGCGCTGTCTTTTGAAGACCCTCTGCCTGCTGATACTTTTGCTGTTCCCGCACCAGCCGCTTCTCGCGATCCGCAAACCGCTTCGACACCTGTCGCATATCCCGGAGGATCGGCAGCTTTGCCTGCTCGAGCAGTGTTCGAGTCTCGAACTCGTCGTAATAAAAACGGGTGGCCTCCAGAATATTCACGAAAAGGCGGGCGCTGTGGGTTCTTGAAAGCGATTCCAGTTCGATCGGACTCAGAATCGCCTTTTGCAGCCGCCGCAGATCGTTTTGTTCGAGGATGTGACCCAAAGGCAGTTCGGTATAGAGCCAGGCCGCATGTGAGGGCGCGCGGGCCTGCTCGAGCAAGGTTCGGATTTCATCAAGCCATCCCTTTCCGGATTTCTTCTGTCGCAGCGCAAGTTCGCGTGCGAATACCGGACCGATGCCTGCTACCCGCGAGATCAGCGATTCTGCCGTCAGGTCGTTCAATGGCGGCGGGTCATCTTCCAGAATGCGTTCAAGCTCCAGCTTTTCGCCCTGCGCCGGATAGGCGTAGGTGTCGTATTCTCCGATCCCATGTTGCGGCGTAAGATCCAGAAACGACGAAACCACACGGCGTTCGGCATCGAGCAGGATCAGGTTCGGCGCATTCGGCAGGAGTTCGACGATGAGCGACATCGTTTCCAGTTCCTTGCTCGGCACCGCCGTTTTGAAACTGAATTCGACGATACGTTCCGAGAGGCGTTTGCTGAAGCCGGTCACTTCGGCCGATGTCAGGTGCTTGCGCAGCACCATGAGGAAATCCGTTCCGGGCGACTCCTGCAGCGGCCGTTTTTCGGATGGGTACAGGACCGGCCGCTGCATGTCCGCGACAATCTTGATCGCCGGCAGCTTAACCGACCGCGTCTGCAGAATGAACCCGCTCGGGTGATGCTGAATCACCCGGCGGATGATGAGTTCGCTCATGGCCGGCCGAAGACTCTCGACTAGCGCGATGAGCGCAAAGTTCTCCATGCATCTATTCTAATGTAGTCGTGGGCTTCGGCCCGCGCTCGTTTCAGCCGGCGGCAATGCTCCAACTAACGCGGGCTGAACCCGCGGCTACATTTAGGGACGGGAAATCAGGTCCAGCTGAACCGTGTCTGCGTTGCCTTCGAGGACATGGATGAGTATGCCCCGGCTTTCGTAAGGCCGGATGAAGTCTGAATCCTGCCAGGCGTCCGCCGGAATATCGTCCCAGGCAAAGATCCTGTAATCCCCGGGCGCGAGACCGGTGAGATGAGCATGGCCTGTGGCATCCGTACCGAGCGCGTCGTACAGATCGGTACGGTTTCGCTTCGGCGGCTCCGGAACCAGAACGATCGTCGCGTCCGGAATCGGACTCTGTTTGTCGTCGAATACGATCGCATCGAGCGAGCCGGAGTTCGAACTGACGGCAATGTCAAGTTCGCCCGCACCCGCATCGATATGAAAGGGAGGATTCAATGCGTCGATGCCGCCGAAGCGCGCGGACTTCACATATGCGCGGGATCCGGCAGTCACTTTGAGTGCGTAATCGCCAGGC
This window encodes:
- a CDS encoding NFACT family protein, with translation MENFALIALVESLRPAMSELIIRRVIQHHPSGFILQTRSVKLPAIKIVADMQRPVLYPSEKRPLQESPGTDFLMVLRKHLTSAEVTGFSKRLSERIVEFSFKTAVPSKELETMSLIVELLPNAPNLILLDAERRVVSSFLDLTPQHGIGEYDTYAYPAQGEKLELERILEDDPPPLNDLTAESLISRVAGIGPVFARELALRQKKSGKGWLDEIRTLLEQARAPSHAAWLYTELPLGHILEQNDLRRLQKAILSPIELESLSRTHSARLFVNILEATRFYYDEFETRTLLEQAKLPILRDMRQVSKRFADREKRLVREQQKYQQAEGLQKTAQMLTSSGKDMEQHYPSVKVTDYFGEQPATVEVDLDSAISLRENIEKLFKQYQKAGRGKSIVARQLGELRNKRATIEEQTKRLEAIKDWDTWMAISSKIPVRGAPPAPQKEAGTASGRRFRSIEIDGREVLIGKGARENDELTFDIAAPEDFWFHVADYSGSHVVVRNPVKDKNLDETVLVKAAQLAAYFSQARNSSKVEVHYTKRKHVTKVRRAKPGLVRLLEFKSIKVEPKNWLE